GATCTTGGTCTTTCCCGCCTTGACCAGGACTACCGTCAGTCCGGCGTCAGCCGAGCCTGCGGACATGGCGTACCTCCGTGGCACAGAGTTCGTAGCCGAACCAGCGGTTGATCGCCAGCATCGGACCGTTGTCGGCGTCATTGCCGGTGTAGGCGTCGGTGTACCCGGCGTCGCGCGCCCGGTGCAGCGAGTCGTTCTTCGCGAGCTTCGCAAGACCGCGGCCGCGGTACGCCCGCCGGGTGCCGGTCATCCCCGACCAGTAGCGGCTCGCGCCGTCGGTCTGTGCCGCGCTGAACGCGGCCACCAGCCCGTCGGCCACGACGACCGAGGTGAGGCGGTGGTCGAGGCAGGGGTTGCGCCAGGTCTCGCCCAGCCACTCCTCGTAGTCCGAGAGCTGGGCCGGCGTGTCGCTGGGCTCGTCCGCGGTGGTCTCGGCGTCCGCCTCGAAGAGCGGGCGCGGGTCGTCGGCGAAGTCGGCGCCGGTACGCAGCTCGACACCGGCCGGGAGCTCCTGGCGGGGCGGCAGTGCGCCGCCCGCCAGGTCGAGATGGAAGAAGTGCGCCGGCCGGCTCGGCGCATAGCCGTGCTTCGCCGCGAACGCCCGGTCACCGGGGGTGTCCAGGACCCAGGTGTAGACCGAGGTCGCGCCGGCCAGGGCCAGATACTCCTCGGCCGTGCGCAGCAGCAGTGTGCCCGCTCCCCGGCCGGTCCGCTCCGGGTGGGTGTACGGATTGCAGAACGCCTGCCCCGGCTCGGGGCTCTCGTGCGCCAGACCCACCTGGGCCGTTCCGATGATCTCGCCGTCCTCCTCCGCGACCAGCATCCGGTAGCGCTTGTCGGGATGGGCGGAGGCCAGGTCGAAGGCCACCCCCTCCGGCGTCATGACCATGAACGGGAGTGCGGCGCGCCTCACCCGCACCCAGTCCTCGGCGTCGGCGGGCCGGAAATCGCGCACGATGACAGTCAT
This genomic interval from Streptomyces sp. NBC_00464 contains the following:
- a CDS encoding GNAT family N-acetyltransferase; translation: MTVIVRDFRPADAEDWVRVRRAALPFMVMTPEGVAFDLASAHPDKRYRMLVAEEDGEIIGTAQVGLAHESPEPGQAFCNPYTHPERTGRGAGTLLLRTAEEYLALAGATSVYTWVLDTPGDRAFAAKHGYAPSRPAHFFHLDLAGGALPPRQELPAGVELRTGADFADDPRPLFEADAETTADEPSDTPAQLSDYEEWLGETWRNPCLDHRLTSVVVADGLVAAFSAAQTDGASRYWSGMTGTRRAYRGRGLAKLAKNDSLHRARDAGYTDAYTGNDADNGPMLAINRWFGYELCATEVRHVRRLG